A part of Hippea maritima DSM 10411 genomic DNA contains:
- a CDS encoding polysaccharide deacetylase family protein produces MKPLIVLYYHRILPFKGYDIDVETFEWQLSFLRKHFDVVGPEVLFDLKKGFRLKKTSVLLTFDDGFLDNFVYAYPILEEFGFKALLFVITSKITHRKPLKTVKDSQGAFVPKREETALYDSLNGDKSEFLSWKELKILSDSGVFSIGSHSDSHVKVFIGDRAKAIWHDNTSAHWSYEYALGRKAKEGYPIFEMRSSLGGRRFYPSDEFIGKVRDLYLKYGDEKRVLDEVNSIKDKGYFESKDEFKYRVRADLEKSKLAIKENLGINTPFFSFPWGEYCKESVDIAKDLGFEFCFTTKKSAFFGNDFLKIGRINVSKDKNRFKRKLLSNKNPLVARMYALWHA; encoded by the coding sequence TTGAAGCCTTTAATAGTGCTTTATTACCATAGGATATTGCCGTTTAAGGGTTATGATATAGATGTTGAAACCTTTGAATGGCAGCTTTCGTTTTTAAGAAAGCACTTTGATGTTGTAGGTCCTGAAGTTCTGTTTGATTTAAAAAAGGGGTTTAGATTAAAAAAGACCTCTGTCCTTTTAACATTTGACGATGGTTTTTTGGATAACTTTGTTTATGCATACCCGATATTGGAGGAGTTTGGATTTAAGGCTCTGTTGTTTGTTATAACTTCTAAAATAACCCACAGGAAGCCTTTAAAAACAGTAAAAGATTCGCAGGGTGCGTTTGTACCAAAAAGGGAAGAGACGGCGTTGTATGATTCTCTGAATGGAGATAAAAGCGAGTTTTTGAGCTGGAAGGAGCTCAAGATTTTAAGTGATAGTGGAGTTTTTAGTATAGGGTCTCATTCGGATAGCCATGTTAAGGTGTTTATTGGCGATAGGGCTAAGGCTATCTGGCATGATAATACCTCGGCTCATTGGAGTTATGAATATGCCTTGGGTAGAAAAGCCAAGGAGGGTTATCCCATATTTGAGATGAGAAGCTCTTTGGGTGGCAGGAGGTTCTATCCGTCCGATGAATTTATTGGTAAAGTTAGGGATTTGTATCTAAAATATGGGGATGAAAAGAGGGTTTTGGATGAGGTAAATAGCATCAAGGATAAGGGTTATTTTGAGAGTAAGGATGAATTTAAATATAGGGTTAGGGCTGATCTGGAAAAATCAAAATTGGCCATAAAAGAAAATTTAGGAATTAATACGCCGTTTTTTTCCTTTCCCTGGGGGGAGTATTGCAAAGAATCGGTTGATATAGCAAAAGATTTGGGGTTTGAGTTTTGTTTTACAACAAAAAAGAGCGCCTTTTTTGGTAATGACTTTCTTAAAATAGGAAGAATAAATGTCTCTAAAGATAAAAATAGATTCAAAAGAAAGCTTTTATCAAACAAAAATCCTTTAGTTGCAAGGATGTATGCCTTATGGCACGCATAA